The sequence TAAACGGTATCGGTTTTGATATTTACGAAAACAAAAACGGCAGCGCTACAATTAGACCCACAAAAATGAACAGTGATCTACCCAGAAAGTTTTGGAAAACTTTCGACGGTGCAGACAAACTAGAGTCATTTATTGATCAACACGACAATCAACATCTCACCGGGGCCGGCCTTGTTCAAGCGTTAAAAGACGGCCCATTCTCCTGGATTTTTGATTAAGCCGCAGCGACACCAACACCCAAGCCCCGCCAGGGGCTTTTTGAGATAAAAAATGACAGAAAAAACCCAAACAACCCTAGCCCGCGAATCGCTCGAATTAGAGCGTGACGAAATGGCCGCAGCCCTAAACGTTCACCGCATGACACTAGCAAAATGGGAGCGCGGCGAACACAAACCGCCGGCGGCAGCAGTGCGCGCTACAGAACTTTTGCAATTTCTGCACAAAAAAAACTTGCTGCGCGAGTTTATTGAAACACAAACAACTAACTAGCCGACAAAAACAACCGCTCGCTCACGCTCAACCGCTCGCAACAAGCAACAAAAACGCTCACGCGAAAACCACTGCGGCTCCCGCCCTGCGACACAAAACAAAACCCCCGCGCGACACAAAATCAACCGACTCTCGCCACTTAACCGCAACTCAAACCGCTCGCCCGCCAACTCCATTGACATACAACTATTTGCCACCCGCCTCTCTCCTGAAAACCCCTACACTATCCTGCGCTAAGACCGCTTAGCAGCGAAAAAAAAATATTAATAGCCATTGACGCTAAAAACAACAAGCAAAACACCGCACTTTTGCCAATACTGCAATATATAGATAAATAGTTTTGCATATTCTGCAAACCCCAAACCTACACACAAAATGAAAACACCACACGAATTTCTACGTACAGAACGAATGCGGCAAAAACTATCGCTAAAGGCAACAATTTACAAAATTGAACGGCGCTATACAGGCGAGAAACCCCTGCGGATTTCAGCCTCAAAATTAAGCCGAATGGAAAATGGACTACTCGAAATATCCACCCGCATACTGCAACCGTGGATGCTGGCACTAAACGTAACCGCAAATGAGGTTTTCTACGATGGCTGGGACGACCAACAAACACTATTACCGCCCGCACAAATCAGCCCAAAACACTGGGAGCTACTAATACAACTAACAGACGACGGACGACAACACATACAAATCGTCCTCGAAAACTTTTACCAATTCTGCAAAGACAACGACCGACTAAAAAAAAACCATTAACCCGTGGCAGACACCGCAATATAACCACCAGAGCTGAGCGTCGTCGTCGCACCACTACTCGCCGCCCACCTCAACTGCAAATCACCCGCCGCAGCCAAATAAATCCAACCTTTGACCAGCACAACATGAGAATAACTATTATTCAAAGTCACAGTAACAACAGAGGTTGCAGACACCTGCTCAATATCAATAACTTCGGAGGACATACCCAACGCCGTATATGTCATAGCACTATCGCCCACATTGCCGCTGTGCGAAAACTGCAAACGCACACCCGTAGCGCCAGCAGCAACACGCAACAACCCATCAATCCACACGAAACCGGCCGACATCGAATAATTCGCCAAGTGCGGATCGGCCGTTAGCGTAGTAGACGCTCGAGGCGTAGACTCAGGCTTACGCTTAAAAACCGGCCCCCCAGCAATAGCATCAACAGCCGACCCAATATCCCCCACAGTACCAGCCAAAACGCCTAACGCATCATTCACCGCCTTCACCGCCGCAGGCGTGGCCGCCAACGTGCTCGACGTACTGCCTGTAGACGAACTTAACTGCACTACACCCTTGGCGCCGGTACTGGCACTCGGCAAGTCACCCGTGCTGTGCGAGTGCGAACTGTTCGCTTTACTCGCCGCTAAATCATAAGCTGATTTTACTGCGCTTGGCGTAGCCGCTTGCGACGTTGACGTACTGCTCGTAGACGAATTTAACTGCACCGCACCCTTGGCGCCGGTGCTGGCACTCGGTAAGTCGCCCGCGCTGTGCGAGTGCGAACTGTTCGCTTTACTCGCCGCTAAATCATAAGCCGATTTTACCGCGCTTGGCGTAGCCGCTTGCGTCGTTGACGTACTACTCGTAGACGAACTTAACTGCACCGCACCCTTGGCACTGGTGCTAGCGCTCGGCAAGTCACCCACGCTATGCGAGTGCGAGCTGTTCGCTTTGCCACCCAGCGCATCCATTACCGCCTTTACCGCCGCAGGCGTGGCCGCCAACGTGCTCGACGTACTGCTTGTAGACGAACTTAACTGCACCACACCCCTAGCACTGGTGCTGGCGCTCGGCAAGTCACCCACACCATGCGAGTGGGAGCTGTTCGCTTTGCCACCCAAGGCATCCATTACCGCCTTTACCGCCGCAGGCGTGGCCGCCAACGTGCTCGACGTACTGCTTGTAGACGAACTTAACTGCACCACACCCTTAGCACCGGTGCTGGCATTCGGCAACCGCGCCAAGGGCACCGCTCCCGCATTTAAGTTATTAGCATTGCGATAATACGATGACGATTGCCCCGCAAAAGTACTCACATTAATATTATAAGTGACCGCCAACGGCCCCCAACTACCGCCACCCTCGCTCCAAATCTCAAAACGATTATTCGCAGCACTCCACCGCACACACCCGTCAGGAACACCACTATCGCTGTCAAACACCATGCGCGCAACAGACCGAATCTTGCCATTCAAAATACTTAACACATCAACTTTTGGCGTCGCCAGCACCGGCTTACTAAAATCAACCATTCCTAAAACTCCACATTAATAACCACTTGCCGACCAACTAAAATCACCCGACACACGACCACCATTACTATTAAACAAGTACACATCAAAATACTCTGGATTGGGCGTATCAGAAAAATCATAAACCGGCACAATAGACTGCACACCCCGAGGTGAAACAATAATGGATGTCACATCAATAAAAGGCGTCGAAAAATACACACGCGTACCAGCAGAATCGGAAGCGTTAGCCACCCCGCCCCCTGCATCACTGCGCAATTTCCTATCTAGGCGCACCTGAATATCTTGTATTTCTACAAGATCATCACCGTCACCACTAAATTCACCCCGAACTTTTACATAACGAAAATTACTACCGTACACCTGCAACTGGTTAACATCGCCATCTGTCCACGTGCTACCGTCAATGCTATAACTCAAGATCACACTGGCACCCAACGTACCACTAACCAAATCCGGCGATGCACTAACAGTAATCAAACTACCGACCAATAACGCACCGTAATCTATAACTTTCTCATAGCTACCCACGCTAGGACCCGGCAACGCAAACACATTAAAACCTGCATCCACCTCGGCCTGCAGAGTGGCATACCCATTACCAACATAATCCTGCCACGTTTCAGACACATCCACAGGCGCAAGCATAGTGTTATCCTGCGTTAAAACCGCATCACTAAACGTACCCTCCCACCCCTGTTCACGCTCCGAAAAATAGGCAAACAAAACATAATCGGGCGGCTGAGAAACCGTTGCAACCGTGGAAACCGCATCCCCCTCATTACCCGCAGTATCGACCGGCACCAACCAATAAGTATAAATACCCGCCGCACTCTCAAATAATGTGGTAAACGTAGAATTGCCCGCCTTTACCGCAAAAGGCACAGCCGAATCCAACTCGGCCCCCCTTTTTAACTCGTAACGATCAACCGGCAAACTACCGGCATTCGCGCCGTAGCGAAACAGCACATTATTATCAATAACCTCACTCACAATACTCGCAGAAGAGGGTGACACAGGGGCAACGGTATAACGCCCAACCGCGCCCGCATTACCCGCCGTATCATACGGAGTTACACTAATCTCACGCGCACCAACCCACCCCACTTCAGCAACAAAATTTGGCTGCGTAACACGACTCAACTCCACGCCGTTTTGCACCGCATAATACGCAACAGGCAAGTCACCCGCACCAACAGGCCAAGCCAAACGTATATTGCGATCAACAAACGCGCCAACAATATCCGGCGACAAAGGCAACCCAGGGCTAACGGGTACAACAACAACACCACTAACATTACCCACGGCATCAACAGCACGAAAACTAAACTCCCGCGAACCCTGCCACGCCACTTCAAGTGACCAACCATCAGCCGCCACCGACGCCAGCAACACTGCCCCATCAAACACCTCAACACGATCAACCGGCAAACTACCAGCACCAACATCTATTAAAAAAACCACTCGCCCAGCTTCAAAAACATAACCAACATCCAGCAACGCTGGCGGCTCAACACCCACCACCACCGCGCTTTCAACACCACGGTTACCCGCAATATCAACAGCGGTAACACCAAAAGTTTTGCTGGCACCCCAATTAACCGGCAGCGTAAAAACAGTAGCATCCACCTGCGCTACAACCACACCACCATCGCTAATATCGAAATAACTAACAGGCAAAGAACCCGCCTCGCACGACCACGACAGCACAAGATCGCGCCCCTCAAAATCAGCAGCAACTAACGGCTGTGACGGCGGGTTAACAACAACCGTCGCTACAGCCAAATTACTCACACTACCCGCCGTATCGACAGACCGCACAGCAAACTGCCGAGCACCCACCCAGCCAATTGCAAGCAATAAAGATTCTGCATTGACGCGATCAACCACAACCCCTTCCGAGAGCACCTCATAGTGTTTTACAGGCAAATCTCCCGCGCCATTCGACCAACTCAACCGCACCGAACCACCCTCTATAGCGGCCGACAATTCCGGCACCAAAGGCCCGCCAACCGCTACAGACAACACCCCAGCATCACTGGTATTGCCTGCGGTATCAAACGCAAATACCTCAAAATTTTTAACACTACTCCACGTAACAGGCAGCAACAGCGTTGCAGCACTCAACGTTTCAATAAGCTCACCACCCACCCACACCTCATAGTGCCTTACAGGCAAAGACCCCGCACCACTCGACCAACTCAAACGAATATTAGCCCCCTCCAAAACAGAGGCGACAACAGGGGCGCTAGGCGGCACAACAGCAACAGACACGCTACCACGCGCACCCTCATGCCCCGCAACATCCACAGCCGTAACGCCAAGCGTTTGCGAACCACCCCAGCTAACCGACAACCAACAAGCGGTACTCACAACACGCTCAACCTCAACGCCAGCACGATCCACAACGTAATACTCAACAGGCAAATCCGTGGCAACATCACCCCAACTCAACCCCAACCGCCCAGCGTTAAACACCGCCTCCACCGAGGGCTGATCCGGCGGCGATACCTGCACCTCTACGCTCGCCACCGCACTCCGATTACCTGCAACATCCTCTGCAATCAACGTAAAGGTGCGCGCAGATTCAAAATTAACCGGCGCACGAAAATGCGTTGCCAACGTCTCGCTAAGCACAACATCGTCATAACGCAGCGTGTAATGTCGCACCGCAAAACTCGACGCAACCGGCGACCATTCCAACACCAGATCGCCCCCCTCAAAACGATGCACGATAACCGGCTGCGCTGGGGCAGCAACATCAACAGCTATAGAAACAGGCTCACTGGCACGACCGCCCGTGTCATAATCTACCACCCACAACGTATAACTACCCGCCACCACGCGAGCCCACACGTACTCGCTGGCAGCACTACGGTGCAACTCAACAGACGACTCATAATCACCGCCCAAGCGCCAAACCGTTTCTTTATAGTCCACATCCGGCGACGGCTCTTTAATTAGCCGCACACCACCTTCTGGCAAAATAACCGCCTGCA is a genomic window of Teredinibacter purpureus containing:
- a CDS encoding transcriptional regulator, which encodes MKTPHEFLRTERMRQKLSLKATIYKIERRYTGEKPLRISASKLSRMENGLLEISTRILQPWMLALNVTANEVFYDGWDDQQTLLPPAQISPKHWELLIQLTDDGRQHIQIVLENFYQFCKDNDRLKKNH
- the gpJ gene encoding TipJ family phage tail tip protein, yielding MRLVGAKGGKSGGGSARAAEEDPNTLRSVATARIMDFVSEGEIVGLVDGLKSVFFDGVPVQNEDGSFNFDGVQVDERTGALSQPSVAGFSAVEGEVVVDQEVLQAAPVERTVTDVDIDAVRVKLVIPALTKQDKDDGDLHGYSVQVAVDVQANGGAWVEAIKAKIQGKTTADYERQFRVEKPVGGVPWLFRLRRVSDDHGDDAAIQDQTFFSSYTEIIDAKLSYPSSAYYAVTIDADQFGDKVPKRSYDVRGLIVRVPTNYDPQTREYSGVWDGTFKLAWTDNPAWVLYDLIANDRYGLGAYVDVARINKGSLYQIAQYNDELVDDGMGGQQPRYTFNGQIRTQDEAYTLLRKVASAFRAVNYYGSGTINFAQDAPSDAVGVVMPANVVEGKFRYSSKSLKSRPTAVLTTYSNPADGGRPAIDIWEDSDAVARFGWRQKDIVAFGCDSAGQARRVGRFEVDAGQSVARSVTYRCGLDQLFVRPGDVIGVQDPMVAGLRLGGRVRSVGGLVLTVDSLPSDLPLAYSYVLRYVGADGVLNERAVEGVDVAAGEITVDEALGDVVVGAMWVLSAAEVELPLYRVRSLVRGEGGEYSVEADFYDPSKYARIEQGLVFDNPDFTLLPDGPISVPSNLSFYEVLYRDNAAIKTAVTASVTAPDDSRVGYIQFQYALADEAGWQSGPVDSSPLLELRELRDGQRIRVRARAVSRLGQRSRWLGGDVYEVQGKLVPPTLPASVQAVILPEGGVRLIKEPSPDVDYKETVWRLGGDYESSVELHRSAASEYVWARVVAGSYTLWVVDYDTGGRASEPVSIAVDVAAPAQPVIVHRFEGGDLVLEWSPVASSFAVRHYTLRYDDVVLSETLATHFRAPVNFESARTFTLIAEDVAGNRSAVASVEVQVSPPDQPSVEAVFNAGRLGLSWGDVATDLPVEYYVVDRAGVEVERVVSTACWLSVSWGGSQTLGVTAVDVAGHEGARGSVSVAVVPPSAPVVASVLEGANIRLSWSSGAGSLPVRHYEVWVGGELIETLSAATLLLPVTWSSVKNFEVFAFDTAGNTSDAGVLSVAVGGPLVPELSAAIEGGSVRLSWSNGAGDLPVKHYEVLSEGVVVDRVNAESLLLAIGWVGARQFAVRSVDTAGSVSNLAVATVVVNPPSQPLVAADFEGRDLVLSWSCEAGSLPVSYFDISDGGVVVAQVDATVFTLPVNWGASKTFGVTAVDIAGNRGVESAVVVGVEPPALLDVGYVFEAGRVVFLIDVGAGSLPVDRVEVFDGAVLLASVAADGWSLEVAWQGSREFSFRAVDAVGNVSGVVVVPVSPGLPLSPDIVGAFVDRNIRLAWPVGAGDLPVAYYAVQNGVELSRVTQPNFVAEVGWVGAREISVTPYDTAGNAGAVGRYTVAPVSPSSASIVSEVIDNNVLFRYGANAGSLPVDRYELKRGAELDSAVPFAVKAGNSTFTTLFESAAGIYTYWLVPVDTAGNEGDAVSTVATVSQPPDYVLFAYFSEREQGWEGTFSDAVLTQDNTMLAPVDVSETWQDYVGNGYATLQAEVDAGFNVFALPGPSVGSYEKVIDYGALLVGSLITVSASPDLVSGTLGASVILSYSIDGSTWTDGDVNQLQVYGSNFRYVKVRGEFSGDGDDLVEIQDIQVRLDRKLRSDAGGGVANASDSAGTRVYFSTPFIDVTSIIVSPRGVQSIVPVYDFSDTPNPEYFDVYLFNSNGGRVSGDFSWSASGY
- a CDS encoding helix-turn-helix domain-containing protein encodes the protein MTEKTQTTLARESLELERDEMAAALNVHRMTLAKWERGEHKPPAAAVRATELLQFLHKKNLLREFIETQTTN
- a CDS encoding tail fiber protein, with product MVDFSKPVLATPKVDVLSILNGKIRSVARMVFDSDSGVPDGCVRWSAANNRFEIWSEGGGSWGPLAVTYNINVSTFAGQSSSYYRNANNLNAGAVPLARLPNASTGAKGVVQLSSSTSSTSSTLAATPAAVKAVMDALGGKANSSHSHGVGDLPSASTSARGVVQLSSSTSSTSSTLAATPAAVKAVMDALGGKANSSHSHSVGDLPSASTSAKGAVQLSSSTSSTSTTQAATPSAVKSAYDLAASKANSSHSHSAGDLPSASTGAKGAVQLNSSTSSTSTSQAATPSAVKSAYDLAASKANSSHSHSTGDLPSASTGAKGVVQLSSSTGSTSSTLAATPAAVKAVNDALGVLAGTVGDIGSAVDAIAGGPVFKRKPESTPRASTTLTADPHLANYSMSAGFVWIDGLLRVAAGATGVRLQFSHSGNVGDSAMTYTALGMSSEVIDIEQVSATSVVTVTLNNSYSHVVLVKGWIYLAAAGDLQLRWAASSGATTTLSSGGYIAVSATG